Proteins from a genomic interval of Thamnophis elegans isolate rThaEle1 chromosome 2, rThaEle1.pri, whole genome shotgun sequence:
- the LOC116502873 gene encoding zinc finger protein 493-like isoform X2 produces MASSSSPGTSVLYNGGLTAVELPMQDLVSFEDVAVVFSVEEWALLNSKQKALYQEVMLENKRNMASVGDGWEMEDSGQEAAAPLPKDKKNVAEKMYGKQSFEENLLMVEQENLSSFPCADTNVLLDADDWQEKEVCPRCGKIFRDELGLYDCCKSPAGEKQDKGRQHSKRTLPPPLHVGIQGGGEMYKCTECAESFSTSHSLTLHKKIHKAEDPHKCLNCGRTFRQKNHLSLHKRVHEERKQHQCITCGKTFRNSNSLTSHQSVHKEEKLHQLRENRTRFTWSNEANSRKKSPTGTNSCKCLECGKNFRSASDLTYHRRIHTAGKPFHCTLCGKSFAQEGNFSLHKRVHTGEKPYKCTVCGKCFKAPGALTSHKRIHTGEKPYECLECGKSFNRRDTLTKHNRMHKGEKPYKCLHSGKSFNQKGHLKSHERIHLEEKPFQCTECGKSFNRSSHLTAHNRIHTGEKPYKCLECGKSFSYSNHLTSHRRIHSGEKPYQCTECGKRFTHQQSFTVHKRIHTGEKPCKCTECGKCFTDFGALARHKNVHTGEKPYECHTCGKSFNRKDGYIKHSRTHTGEKPFQCLQCGKCFARSDMLHAHKKTHTGVKPYKCLECGKSFSHSSYLMIHRRIHSGDKPYQCTECGKHFNNPRSLTVHKMLHTGEKPYKCTECDKCFSNLGSLSHHKRIHTGEKPYECHTCGKSFNTKNGYILHSRTHTGEKPYQCQECGKRFIDSRELTNHKRIHTGEKPYKCMECGMSFRQRDCLYIHKRIHTGEKPYTCYECGKSFNQNYSLRIHRRLHSGEKPYKCLECGKCYNQNGSFTSHMRIHTGEKPFKCIDGGKSFREGRNLKRHKRIHTGEIVSVSGVWKEIQKRE; encoded by the exons ATGGCCTCGTCTTCATCTCCAGGAACCTCAGTTCTTTATAATGGAGGATTAACAGCAGTTGAGCTTCCAATGCAG GATTTGGTATCATTTGAGGATGTAGCTGTGGTTTTCTCCGTGGAAGAGTGGGCCCTGCTGAATTCTAAGCAAAAAGCCTTATACCAAGAGGTCATGCTGGAAAACAAGAGGAACATGGCCTCCGTAG GTGACGGATGGGAGATGGAGGATTCTGGCCAAGAGGCAGCAGCACCTTTGccaaaagacaaaaagaatgTTGCAGAAAAGATGTATGGAAAGCAAAGTTTTGAGGAAAACCTGTTAATGGTTGAGCAGGAGAATTTGTCTAGTTTCCCATGTGCAGATACCAATGTCTTATTGGATGCAGATGATTGGCAAGAAAAAGAAGTGTGTCCAAGGTGTGGGAAAATATTCAGAGATGAATTGGGATTATATGACTGTTGTAAAAGCCCTGCTGGAGAGAAACAAGACAAAGGCAGGCAACACTCCAAAAggactcttcctcctcctttacaCGTAGGAATACAAGGAGGAGGGGAAATGTACAAATGTACTGAATGTGCAGAAAGCTTCAGTACAAGCCATTCTCTTACATTGCATAAAAAGATTCACAAAGCAGAGGATCCACACAAATGTCTGAATTGTGGAAGGACCTTCAGGCAGAAAAATCATCTCAGTTTACATAAGAGGGTCCACGAAGAGAGGAAGCAGCATCAATGCATCACCTGTGGAAAGACCTTCAGAAACAGCAACTCCCTTACATCCCACCAAAGTGTCCACAAAGAGGAGAAGTTGCATCAACTCAGGGAGAATAGGACACGGTTTACTTGGAGCAATGAAGCAAATTCCCGAAAAAAAAGTCCCACTGGGACTAATTCAtgtaaatgcctggaatgtgggaaGAACTTCCGCTCTGCAAGTGACCTCACTTACCATAGAAGGATCCACACAGCGGGAAAGCCGTTTCATTGCACtctgtgtggaaagagctttgcaCAAGAAGGCAATTTCAGTTTACATAAGAGGGTCCACACCGGAGAGAAGCCGTATAAATGCACAGTGTGTGGAAAATGCTTCAAAGCCCCCGGTGCCCTTACTTCTCataagaggattcacacaggggagaaaccctatgaatgcttggagtgtggaaaaagcttcaACAGACGTGATACGTTAACTAAACATAATAGGATGCATAAAGGGGAGAAACCTTATAAATGCCTGCACTCTGGAAAGAGCTTCAATCAAAAAGGTCATCTTAAGTCACATGAGAGGATTCACTTGGAAGAAAAACCATTTCAATgcacggagtgtggaaagagcttcaatcgCTCTTCACACCTTACTGCCCATAACAgaatccacacgggggagaaaccatacaaatgcctggaatgtggaaagagcttcagttatTCCAACCACTTAACTTCCCATAGAAGAATCCACAGTGGAGAAAAACCGTATCAATGCACGGAGTGTGGGAAGCGCTTCACTCATCAACAGAGTTTTACtgtccataaaaggatccacacaggtgaAAAGCCTTGTAAGTGTACCGAATGTGGCAAATGCTTCACTGATTTTGGGGCGCTCGCTCGTCATAAAAACgtccacactggggagaaaccctATGAATGCCACActtgtggaaagagcttcaatagAAAAGATGGCTATATCAAACATAGCAGGACCCACACTGGGGAGAAGCCCTTTCAATGCTTGCAGTGTGGAAAGTGTTTTGCCCGTTCTGATATGTTGCATGCCCACAAAAAGACCCACACGGGGgtgaaaccatataaatgcctggaatgtggaaagagcttcagccaTTCCAGCTACTTAATGATACATAGAAGAATCCACAGTGGAGATAAACCATATCAATGCACTGAGTGTGGAAAGCACTTCAATAATCCACGTAGTCTTACTGTCCATAAAATGCTCCACACAGGTGAAAAGCCTTATAAGTGCACCGAATGTGACAAATGCTTCTCTAATTTGGGTTCTCTCTCTCaccacaaaaggatccacactgGGGAAAAACCATATGAATGCCACACgtgtggaaagagtttcaatACAAAAAATGGCTATATCCTACATAGCAGGacccacactggggagaaaccatatcagTGCCAAGAGTGTGGAAAACGCTTCATTGACTCTAGAGAACTGACGAACCataaaaggattcacacaggggagaaaccctataAGTGCATGGAATGTGGCATGAGTTTCAGACAACGTGATTGTCTTTATatccacaagaggatccacactggagagaaaccatatacatGTTATGAGTGCGGAAAAAGCTTTAATCAAAATTATTCACTCAGGATCCATAGAAGGCTTCACTCTggagagaaaccctataaatgcctggaatgtggaaaATGTTATAATCAGAATGGCAGTTTTACCTCCCAcatgaggatccacacaggagagaagccatttaaatgcatcgacggtggaaagagtttcagagaaggaaggaatcttAAGCGCCATAAAAGAATCCACACGGGAGAAATCGTATcagtgtctggagtgtggaaagaaatTCAGAAGCGGGAATGA
- the LOC116502873 gene encoding zinc finger protein 493-like isoform X1: MASSSSPGTSVLYNGGLTAVELPMQDLVSFEDVAVVFSVEEWALLNSKQKALYQEVMLENKRNMASVAGDGWEMEDSGQEAAAPLPKDKKNVAEKMYGKQSFEENLLMVEQENLSSFPCADTNVLLDADDWQEKEVCPRCGKIFRDELGLYDCCKSPAGEKQDKGRQHSKRTLPPPLHVGIQGGGEMYKCTECAESFSTSHSLTLHKKIHKAEDPHKCLNCGRTFRQKNHLSLHKRVHEERKQHQCITCGKTFRNSNSLTSHQSVHKEEKLHQLRENRTRFTWSNEANSRKKSPTGTNSCKCLECGKNFRSASDLTYHRRIHTAGKPFHCTLCGKSFAQEGNFSLHKRVHTGEKPYKCTVCGKCFKAPGALTSHKRIHTGEKPYECLECGKSFNRRDTLTKHNRMHKGEKPYKCLHSGKSFNQKGHLKSHERIHLEEKPFQCTECGKSFNRSSHLTAHNRIHTGEKPYKCLECGKSFSYSNHLTSHRRIHSGEKPYQCTECGKRFTHQQSFTVHKRIHTGEKPCKCTECGKCFTDFGALARHKNVHTGEKPYECHTCGKSFNRKDGYIKHSRTHTGEKPFQCLQCGKCFARSDMLHAHKKTHTGVKPYKCLECGKSFSHSSYLMIHRRIHSGDKPYQCTECGKHFNNPRSLTVHKMLHTGEKPYKCTECDKCFSNLGSLSHHKRIHTGEKPYECHTCGKSFNTKNGYILHSRTHTGEKPYQCQECGKRFIDSRELTNHKRIHTGEKPYKCMECGMSFRQRDCLYIHKRIHTGEKPYTCYECGKSFNQNYSLRIHRRLHSGEKPYKCLECGKCYNQNGSFTSHMRIHTGEKPFKCIDGGKSFREGRNLKRHKRIHTGEIVSVSGVWKEIQKRE, encoded by the exons ATGGCCTCGTCTTCATCTCCAGGAACCTCAGTTCTTTATAATGGAGGATTAACAGCAGTTGAGCTTCCAATGCAG GATTTGGTATCATTTGAGGATGTAGCTGTGGTTTTCTCCGTGGAAGAGTGGGCCCTGCTGAATTCTAAGCAAAAAGCCTTATACCAAGAGGTCATGCTGGAAAACAAGAGGAACATGGCCTCCGTAG CAGGTGACGGATGGGAGATGGAGGATTCTGGCCAAGAGGCAGCAGCACCTTTGccaaaagacaaaaagaatgTTGCAGAAAAGATGTATGGAAAGCAAAGTTTTGAGGAAAACCTGTTAATGGTTGAGCAGGAGAATTTGTCTAGTTTCCCATGTGCAGATACCAATGTCTTATTGGATGCAGATGATTGGCAAGAAAAAGAAGTGTGTCCAAGGTGTGGGAAAATATTCAGAGATGAATTGGGATTATATGACTGTTGTAAAAGCCCTGCTGGAGAGAAACAAGACAAAGGCAGGCAACACTCCAAAAggactcttcctcctcctttacaCGTAGGAATACAAGGAGGAGGGGAAATGTACAAATGTACTGAATGTGCAGAAAGCTTCAGTACAAGCCATTCTCTTACATTGCATAAAAAGATTCACAAAGCAGAGGATCCACACAAATGTCTGAATTGTGGAAGGACCTTCAGGCAGAAAAATCATCTCAGTTTACATAAGAGGGTCCACGAAGAGAGGAAGCAGCATCAATGCATCACCTGTGGAAAGACCTTCAGAAACAGCAACTCCCTTACATCCCACCAAAGTGTCCACAAAGAGGAGAAGTTGCATCAACTCAGGGAGAATAGGACACGGTTTACTTGGAGCAATGAAGCAAATTCCCGAAAAAAAAGTCCCACTGGGACTAATTCAtgtaaatgcctggaatgtgggaaGAACTTCCGCTCTGCAAGTGACCTCACTTACCATAGAAGGATCCACACAGCGGGAAAGCCGTTTCATTGCACtctgtgtggaaagagctttgcaCAAGAAGGCAATTTCAGTTTACATAAGAGGGTCCACACCGGAGAGAAGCCGTATAAATGCACAGTGTGTGGAAAATGCTTCAAAGCCCCCGGTGCCCTTACTTCTCataagaggattcacacaggggagaaaccctatgaatgcttggagtgtggaaaaagcttcaACAGACGTGATACGTTAACTAAACATAATAGGATGCATAAAGGGGAGAAACCTTATAAATGCCTGCACTCTGGAAAGAGCTTCAATCAAAAAGGTCATCTTAAGTCACATGAGAGGATTCACTTGGAAGAAAAACCATTTCAATgcacggagtgtggaaagagcttcaatcgCTCTTCACACCTTACTGCCCATAACAgaatccacacgggggagaaaccatacaaatgcctggaatgtggaaagagcttcagttatTCCAACCACTTAACTTCCCATAGAAGAATCCACAGTGGAGAAAAACCGTATCAATGCACGGAGTGTGGGAAGCGCTTCACTCATCAACAGAGTTTTACtgtccataaaaggatccacacaggtgaAAAGCCTTGTAAGTGTACCGAATGTGGCAAATGCTTCACTGATTTTGGGGCGCTCGCTCGTCATAAAAACgtccacactggggagaaaccctATGAATGCCACActtgtggaaagagcttcaatagAAAAGATGGCTATATCAAACATAGCAGGACCCACACTGGGGAGAAGCCCTTTCAATGCTTGCAGTGTGGAAAGTGTTTTGCCCGTTCTGATATGTTGCATGCCCACAAAAAGACCCACACGGGGgtgaaaccatataaatgcctggaatgtggaaagagcttcagccaTTCCAGCTACTTAATGATACATAGAAGAATCCACAGTGGAGATAAACCATATCAATGCACTGAGTGTGGAAAGCACTTCAATAATCCACGTAGTCTTACTGTCCATAAAATGCTCCACACAGGTGAAAAGCCTTATAAGTGCACCGAATGTGACAAATGCTTCTCTAATTTGGGTTCTCTCTCTCaccacaaaaggatccacactgGGGAAAAACCATATGAATGCCACACgtgtggaaagagtttcaatACAAAAAATGGCTATATCCTACATAGCAGGacccacactggggagaaaccatatcagTGCCAAGAGTGTGGAAAACGCTTCATTGACTCTAGAGAACTGACGAACCataaaaggattcacacaggggagaaaccctataAGTGCATGGAATGTGGCATGAGTTTCAGACAACGTGATTGTCTTTATatccacaagaggatccacactggagagaaaccatatacatGTTATGAGTGCGGAAAAAGCTTTAATCAAAATTATTCACTCAGGATCCATAGAAGGCTTCACTCTggagagaaaccctataaatgcctggaatgtggaaaATGTTATAATCAGAATGGCAGTTTTACCTCCCAcatgaggatccacacaggagagaagccatttaaatgcatcgacggtggaaagagtttcagagaaggaaggaatcttAAGCGCCATAAAAGAATCCACACGGGAGAAATCGTATcagtgtctggagtgtggaaagaaatTCAGAAGCGGGAATGA